In one window of Ptiloglossa arizonensis isolate GNS036 chromosome 5, iyPtiAriz1_principal, whole genome shotgun sequence DNA:
- the LOC143147154 gene encoding NF-kappa-B-repressing factor: protein MRMSSEDDWDVEQYKTEHECDEHWELRRKFLLTYKNRFSEDELVCLAQVFTNVELLGCRYPEETMQLITELAHDIVGEYRKKQKKKLQRTFVKASDAASSKVKGLTAPTTTSKVEGEKKKIKLSNNSKANEVPVKQRKLQDLPFGDIVLVERPDDTPQNILACAINASGGNIEWKFDRIGDSSKCSIFINSKPLAEACGPNQKLAKKEASIVGLQELQKHYYTIKIKLKINADANVTTTTMLKEGSSKDDSISDDNIGKKLMKLMGWTGGGLGKSQQGIVEPVTIKQQISRDGLGLKSNTCSMNEIRMKSKDVMRKYLAGDMRNDLVFSADFTNDERATIHQIARQMGLKSHSYGPKNQRTLVVSRKIDVRDLVEELRSLGGITSKYELIEPIEM, encoded by the exons atgagAATGAGCTCAGAGGACGATTGGGACGTTGAACAGTATAAAACAGAGCACGAGTGCGACGAACATTGGGAGCTAAGACGCAAATTTTTGTTAACCTACAAAAACAGATTTTCAGAGGATGAACTTGTTTGTTTAGCTCAAGTTTTCACTAATGTTGAATTACTCGGCTGCAG ataTCCTGAAGAAACAATGCAGTTAATAACAGAATTAGCTCATGACATTGTTGGAGAATAcagaaaaaaacagaaaaagaaattacaaagaACATTTGTGAAAGCTTCTGATGCTGCTAGTTCAAAGGTTAAAG GACTCACTGCCCCAACAACTACCAGTAAAGttgaaggagaaaaaaaaaaaataaaattgtctaATAATTCAAAAGCTAACGAAGTACCTGTGAAACAGAGGAAACTACAAGATCTACCATTTGGTGATATCGTATTGGTAGAAAGACCAGATGATACACCACAAAACATACTTGCTTGTGCAATTAATGCATCCGGAGGAAATATAGAATGGAAATTTGATAGAATAGGTGACTCTAG TAAATGcagtatttttataaattcaaaaCCATTGGCAGAAGCTTGTGGTCCTAATCAAAAGTTAGCAAAAAAAGAAGCATCTATTGTTGGATTACAAGAATTACAGAAacattattatacaattaaG ATTAAGCTTAAAATAAATGCAGATGCCAATGTGACTACGACAACAATGTTAAAAGAAGGCTCATCAAAAGATGATTCAATTTCTGATGATAATAttggaaaaaaattaatgaagttAATGGGTTGGACTGGTGGTGGCCTTGGCAAATCACAACAAGGAATCGTTGAACCTGTTAC TATTAAGCAACAAATTAGTAGAGATGGCTTGGGATTAAAGTCCAATACCTGTTCCATGAATGAAATACGAATGAAATCTAAGGATGTTATGAGAAAGTATCTCGCAGGTGACATGAGAAACGATCTAGTATTTTCTGCTGATTTTACAAATGATGAAAGAGCGACAATTCATCA gaTTGCAAGACAAATGGGTTTAAAATCCCACAGTTATGGACCTAAGAATCAACGCACATTAGTAGTCTCTCGTAAAATAGACGTTCGAGATTTGGTTGAAGAATTGAGAAGTCTTGGTGGAATCACGAGCAAATACGAGTTAATCGAGCCAATTGAAATGTAA
- the Mrps2 gene encoding mitochondrial ribosomal protein S2 — protein MTNIATRTFSSKLWRDQSILRPFFTYPPRCKLSTQNQPQQEITNGQENLVNPLTHPDFFKVHNLFTVSDLFNARVHFGHMEGSMNDKMRPFIFGSRLGHLIIDLDQTAELLRDALNFTAHIAFRDGIILFIAKNPQISYLVEETAKKCEEFAHTRNWKHGTFTNAKCEFGTLTRLPDLCIFLNTMESVIHQHIAVEHAAKMAIPTIGIVDTNCDPNLITYPVPGNDDTPCAIELYCRLFSNAIMRGKACKKAMLNSMNKI, from the exons ATGACCAATATTGCCACACGAACATTTTCATCTAAAC TGTGGAGAGACCAAAGCATTTTACGACCATTCTTCACATACCCTCCAAGGTGTAAGCTATCAACCCAAAACCAACCTCAACAGGAAATCACTAATG GTCAAGAAAATTTAGTAAATCCACTGACTCATCCAGATTTTTTTAAAGTTCACAATTTATTCACAGTCAGTGATTTATTTAATGCAAGAGTACATTTTGGACATATGGAAGGATCCATGAATGATAAGATGCGACCCTTTATATTTGGATCCAGACTGGGGCATTTAATAATCGATTTAGACCAAACTGCTGAGCTTTTGCGAGACGCATTAAATTTTACAGCTCATATAGCGTTTAGAGATGGTATCATTTTATTTATTGCAAAAAATCCTCAAATTTCTTATCTAGTAGAAGAAACTGCCAAGAAATGTGAAGAATTTGCTCATACTAGAAATTGGAAACATGGAACATTTACAAATGCTAAATGTGAATTTGGAACACTCACAAGATTGCCAgatttatgtatatttcttaATACTATGGAGTCTGTTATTCATCAGCACATAGCAGTGGAACATGCAGCTAAAATGGCTATTCCAACAATTGGCATTGTTGATACAAATTGTGATCCAAATCTTATTACATATCCTGTTCCTGGGAATGATGATACACCTTGTGCCATAGAACTTTACTGTAggttattttcaaatgcaataatgaGAGGAAAGGCATGTAAGAAAGCAATGTTAAATtcaatgaataaaatataa
- the LOC143147615 gene encoding dehydrogenase/reductase SDR family member 7 — MDLLAIIGFVVVIYYLIYMIYPWFLDCDLKLAFYEKFGKPISSLKGKVVWITGASSGIGEHLAYTLADAGCKLVLSARRKEELERVKAKCLERNKNLNDSHIEVLVLDIGDINNHEIALKHVISKFGKLDVLVNNAGRSQRAQWEHIELSVDKEMFNLNVFSQVALSRLVAKYFLQMGTGHFVITSSVAGINAAPYSATYCGTKFALHGYFSTFWLEKLGQNIPITMICPGPVQTNFLSEAYTEKLGETYGEKVKGISQNKVSAERCAILMGIAIANQLLEVWICKPVLLNLLYLNYCYPNLGIWMYKIIGPRFLQRIRDDKPMIKQEE, encoded by the exons atggatcTTTTAGCTATCATTGGCTTTGTGGTTGTGATTTATTACCTTATCTACATGATATATCCTTGGTTTTTAGATTGTGATTTGAAACTcgctttttacgaaaaatttggcaAACCCATAA gCTCTTTAAAAGGAAAAGTAGTGTGGATAACAGGAGCATCAAGTGGAATTGGAGAACATCTTGCATACACTTTAGCAGATGCTGGTTGTAAATTAGTTTTATCtgcacgaagaaaagaagaattagAAAGAGTGAAAGCCAAATGCCTTGAAA gaaacaaaaatttgaatgATTCACACATTGAAGTACTTGTTCTAGATATTGGTGACATAAATAATCATGAAATAGCATTAAAACATGTTATTAGTAAATTTGGCAAA ttaGATGTACTTGTAAATAATGCAGGTCGTTCTCAACGAGCACAATGGGAGCATATTGAACTATCTGTTGACAAAGAAATGTTCaatttaaatgtattttcaCAAGTGGCTTTAAGTAGATTagtggcaaaatattttttgcaaatgGGTACTGGTCACTTTGTAATTACTTCAAGCGTTGCCGGTATTAATGCAGCACCATACTCTGCTACATATTGTGGAACTAAATTTGCATTACAT GGATATTTTAGCACTTTTTGGTTAGAAAAACTTGGTCAGAATATACCAATCACAATGATATGTCCAGGACCAGTACAAACTAATTTTTTGTCAGAAGCATATACAGAAAAATTGGGAGAA ACATATGGCGAGAAAGTGAAAGGAATCTCCCAAAATAAAGTTAGCGCTGAACGTTGTGCTATACTGATGGGAATTGCAATAGCAAACCAACTCTTGGAAGTGTGGATTTGTAAACCAGTGCTGCTTAATCTGCTATACCTCAACTATTGTTACCCAAATTTAGGAATATG GATGTATAAAATAATAGGACCAAGATTTTTACAACGTATACGAGATGATAAACCAATGATCAAAcaagaagaataa
- the LOC143147616 gene encoding phospholipid scramblase 1, whose protein sequence is MQGEVESSVRDFDAFEATIASTQMLEMQQGAVFNSPPVLSGPNVITAQPQGEVLQPRRPIPVNTMGWLSTSRSQLSALSGCHFLGNVEQLELQKIVDLSTLLARSRRGFQYRVKVPKAETLFLAIEVNPENRTEGFSCSKFIHGDFTLNILDQCGEQAFVMKINSKWTYGLNILRKITVTTTNTIGTVEENFSLLGPSFTVYDATRKVLCNIFGPNVCSCCMYKEAQFQVISADGTHQIASLMHQWDNTLHDYSLLITFPADTNIKLKSLLLAAAFLVEHMYFEQIGRTLRT, encoded by the exons ATGCAAGGGGAAGTGGAATCGAGCGTACGGGATTTCGACGCCTTCG AAGCCACTATCGCGAGTACTCAAATGTTGGAAATGCAACAAGGTGCAGTGTTCAATTCACCCCCTGTCCTTTCTGGGCCAAACGTCATTACAGCGCAGCCACAAG GTGAAGTTCTGCAACCAAGGAGGCCAATTCCGGTGAACACTATGGGCTGGTTGTCGACTTCAAGATCTCAACTGAGCGCGCTTTCGGGGTGCCATTTCTTGGGCAACGTGGAGCAGTTGGAGTTACAGAAAATCGTCGATTTAAGCACAC TATTAGCTAGATCGAGAAGGGGTTTCCAGTACAGAGTGAAAGTGCCAAAAGCGGAGACATTGTTCCTGGCGATAGAGGTAAATCCCGAGAATCGTACGGAGGGGTTCAGTTGTTCGAAATTCATCCACGGTGATTTCACATTGAACATACTGGATCAGTGTGGCGAGCAAGCGTTCGTCATGAAAATAAACTCCAAATGGACGTACGGATTGAACATTTTGCGC AAAATCACAGTGACTACCACGAACACGATTGGAACCGTGGAAGAAAATTTCAGTCTCCTAGGACCGAGCTTCACGGTCTACGATGCAACGCGGAAAGTACTGTGCAATATATTTGGCCCAAATGTTTGCAGTTGCTGCATGTACAAAGAAGCCCAATTCCAA GTAATTTCAGCCGATGGTACTCATCAAATTGCATCGCTGATGCATCAATGGGACAATACTCTTCATGATTATAGTTTATTAATCACATTTCCGGCAGACACGAATATAAAACTGAAAAGCTTGCTTCTCGCTGCGGCATTTTTGGTG GAACACATGTATTTTGAGCAAATAGGAAGAACATTGCGGACTTGA